From the Hevea brasiliensis isolate MT/VB/25A 57/8 chromosome 15, ASM3005281v1, whole genome shotgun sequence genome, one window contains:
- the LOC110646600 gene encoding uncharacterized protein LOC110646600, with the protein MSTTIYMLLRHGCGEMVLSMFEIKIPKDETAEPHHLSAILEFPEREYPRGMCSVQLGSEFYFLGGEHDLEDPRAPFDQWLPKDVYIFDPIDGKGSMKRGVSMNTGKVDPRAVVADGKIFVLSSSIAVDFTLPCYNEKGMPVDNSIRFFECFDPESDKWMVLDDPPIDIPIWWHFSFVGGRFIFFVGSDRDNFRVLSVFNLDTLEWTSSTKLEKEKITADDLVIFTAVGEHSSDKYLYGLHGLINKRILRLGPLSNIDQNPRMFSTLPIKTISMTEQVESFYELDCSSFILHLGNRRFCYLHSGSPHGFGFPATVQDDYPRNLKLFVFEETNCSASEFNPKIVYSASFEIKTSFISKGDIMNCHILSPGEKHESMKRKQEDSWKHESMKRNKKITGSMRA; encoded by the exons ATGAGTACAACGATTTACATGTTGTTGCGTCATGGATGTGGAGAAATGGTTCTCTCTATGTTTGAAATCAAGATCCCAAAAGATGAAACAGCGGAACCTCATCATCTCTCTGCGATTCTTGAATTTCCGGAACGAGAATATCCCAGAGGAATGTGCTCCGTCCAGTTGGGGTCTGAATTCTACTTTCTTGGTGGGGAACACGACTTGGAGGATCCCAGGGCTCCTTTTGATCAATGGTTGCCAAAAGATGTGTATATCTTTGACCCTATTGACGGCAAAGGTTCGATGAAAAGGGGTGTGTCTATGAACACCGGAAAAGTTGATCCACGTGCAGTTGTGGCTGATGGTAAGATTTTTGTTCTTAGTAGCAGCATTGCGGTTGACTTCACTCTACCTTGTTATAACGAGAAAGGGATGCCCGTCGATAATTCTATCAGATTCTTTGAATGCTTTGATCCTGAGAGCGATAAATGGATGGTTCTTGATGATCCGCCAATAGATATTCCGATCTGGTGGCACTTCTCCTTTGTTGGCGGAAGGTTTATTTTCTTTGTTGGCAGTGATAGAGACAATTTCAGGGTACTTTCAGTCTTCAATCTGGACACCTTAGAATGGACATCCTCGACGAAGTTGGAGAAAGAGAAGATTACCGCTgacgatttggtcatttttactgCAGTTGGGGAACATAGCAGCGACAAATACCTGTATGGTTTGCATGGACTTATCAACAAACGTATCTTAAGGTTAGGGCCCTTGTCTAATATAGACCAAAATCCAAGAATGTTCAGCACCCTCCCAATCAAGACTATATCAATGACGGAACAAGTTGAATCTTTTTATGAGTTGGATTGTAGCAGTTTTATTTTGCACTTGGGGAATCGGCGTTTCTGTTATCTGCACTCTGGGTCTCCTCATGGTTTTGGATTTCCTGCTACTGTTCAAGATGATTACCCCCGCAATCTTAAATTGTTTGTCTTCGAGGAAACCAACTGCAGTGCATCCGAATTTAATCCAAAAATTGTCTATTCTGCCAGTTTTGAGATCAAAACTTCATTCATTAGTAAGGGTGATATCATGAACTGCCATATCCTTAGCCCA GGAGAGAAGCATGAGAGCATGAAGAGGAAACAAGAAGATAGCTGGAAGCATGAGAGCATGAAGAGAAACAAGAAGATAACTGGAAGCATGAGAGCATGA